CTTCAGTCAAACTTTGTTGGACAGATTCTAAAAATAAAGCAAAAGCTTTGTCTTTAATTGTTGCAGATAATCTAAGTTCCACTTTAAACATATCGCTATGGGAATAATCGGGGGCTTCTTTTCCTTCTGATAAGGTATTTTTAAAGATTTTGTCTACTCCCTGTCCAGAACGCTCTACGATTCCGGTCTTGGATAAAACATCAGCTAGCAGTCTGTTGCGTGGAGTGCTTGGTATGGTCAAAAGGTTGTCAATAGTTACTCCTATTGGAAATCCACCAATATTGGTAATGATTAGTTTTTGTGGATATTGCTTAATTACCGTTTCGCTATTTCTTCGATAGTCACGATGTGCAATGGCGTTATTTATTGATTCGCGGATGACTTCTTCATTGAAATAAGGAATATCAAAAATATAAGGCCCATCTTTTACTTGGACTGCTCCATTTCTAGCATCAATGTCTTTCCATAATTTATCGATCATGAGATAAAAAGCCTGTCGATATACTTTTCTGTTATCGAAAGGTATTTGAGATTCGGTTGAGCGATATTCGAGCATAATGGCTGCTTGTGGAAATAGCTTTTGTAAAATACTGTCTTTCCCTAATAGTAAAATTGCAGCGTTGGTGACTTTTTTACCTTCGATTAAACCAAGATCTGATAAGATTTGTTTTTTGGGTAAGGTGAGAAAAGAGGGGTTTTTTTGCTTGAGGGCATACTTTTGTCGTAAAATATTTATTGCGTCATCATCTAAGTCGTTAATGCTGGCATTTTCGCATAACTGTTCCGAGAAGTCAGGTTCTTGTTCTTGTATTATTTTCAAGAATACTTCGTCAGACATTGGTTTTAATTCTTCTCCTACTCTCATTAGAGCAACATCTTCAAACTTGAATACTCTTCCAAAAGGTCGAGAAGGTACTTCTATTATTAAAACACGTCCTTTTTTATTTATTTCGTTTTCGTAAAGTTCATATACTATTACTCGTATTCCCGTGTCCCTATATATGTCAGCTTCTAATTGTCCTATTGCTCCTTCACACTGGCTTGTGCCTATTATTCGGTGGGGATATTTATCTTCCATACCGATAATAATAGAACCGCCTTTTTCATTACATAATGCTGTTACATAGCCTAGGATACAACGTCTACGTTCGGATGGTTTAATTCGTGAACCGCCATCATAAGCGATATTCCCATGTTCTCCTTTTTTGAATTCGACTTTGTCTTCGGATTCTTTGCAATATTTTAATTGTTCTAATGTCCACATTTTAATGACTTTTTTATAACACCTTGAATTCATACCCTTCCTCTTTCAGGAATTCAATGGCACGAGGAAGTGCATATTGCAGGTTACCATTATTCCAGGACTTCAGTGAATCATGGAAAGTGATGATGGAACCGTTGCGTGCATAGCGCTTCACATTGTTCAATACTTGTTCCGGACGCATTCGCTTACTATAATCACGAGTCACGAGATCCCACATGATAATGCGGTAATGATAGCGCAAGGTATAATACTGCCGGAACCCCATGTGTCCGTGTGGCGGACGGAAGAGGTCGGAATGAATAATTTCGTCTACCTTTCTGGCGTTTGCGAGGTAATCCGGATTGGAATATTCAAATCCACGGATGTGGTTGAAGGTATGGTTGCCGATGCGGTGTCCGTGTTCTACCACCATCCGGTATTCATCCGGGTGCTTGCGTATATTGTCGCCTACCATAAAGAAGGTAGCTTTAATATGATGCTTTTCCAGTAGTTCCACTACCCAGGGAGTTACTTCGGGGATAGGTCCGTCATCGAAAGTCAGATAGACTGCCCGTTCGCTCGGGTCCATCCGGAAGATGGCTTGTGGATACAACGCCCGGAAAAGCCAAGGTGGTTGTTCTATAAACATGAGAGTCTGTGTTAAACAAGTATTAAGTAATAAGTATTAAGTATTATCCGTGTGGCAAACATATCGAAAGCTATGATAATACTTACTACTTACTACCTAAATATTTAATATTTATTTCCCTTTCATTCTCGTCACGTACTCGTTATAAAGTTGGTCGAGTTGTGTAGAGTAATGTTTTGCGAGTTCTTCTGATTTGTATTTTTCCATTAAGCGGACTTCGGCGTCAAGCAAGCTGGCGTTGTACACGAAGTTTTCGCTGGCGATGGCAAGCTGGCTGTCGCTTAGGCTAAGATACCAGATCATGTATTCGAGCGATTTGTTGGCAAGCTCGTCGATGATCTTGTTGGCTTTTTCGTTCTGTCCCAGTTGGTAATAAGATTCTGCCATTTGGAAGGCGCCGTTTGCCCAGTCATACGGTACGTTGTATGATGGAATCATCTTTTCGGCGTAGTCGAGTGCGGCAAGTGCCTTATCCTTCTTGCCTTCTTTGATAAGCTGGCCTACGAGTTGCGTGAAGATACGGCGGTGCGTGTAGCACATACGCATCACGTTCTCGTCGATATAGATACCCGGCTTGTCGATACCGCCGAACTTGAACTTGTTCATCAGGTTGTCGTACATCTTTTCGCTGTCAATCTTGCTGTCCAGTTTGTCTGTATCGAATGGCGTGAAACGGTAGGCAAGACCCTCTTGCATAAAGTGGTTACCCATACCCAGATGGTTTTCGCTTCCTACGGTGATTGCCATATAGATAGGACGTTCCCAGTTAGCGTTAGCAAGCATTTCGAGCATCATCAGTTCACTCTTGTAGAGGGCGCGTTTCGGGTTGCCGTTGGCGTCTCTAAGGGTGATTGTCATGTATTCGGGGATAGAGTCGCCCAAAGCTTCCGGTATCTTCATGCCGGAGCGGCGTACGGCTTCTTTGTCCACCTTCATTACGATGCTGTCCGTAGGGATCAGCGGCAGTTGGATATCTTTTCCTGTCTTTTTGAGAAGCTCTTTCAGTTGGTCGTTCTTGCCTAGCATCCAGCGGTTGATGATTTCCTTCAGTTCATAAGGATTCTCACCGAAGATGGAGTGAACGAGTGACAGTATAGTAGTGTCTCCCTGTGCAGCCAGTTCGTTTGCCTGTTTGAAATAGCTGTCGATGAAGGCTTTCATTTCCGTACGGATAGGGATATATTCGTTTTGTCCTTCCACATATTCCACACGGTCCCAAGTGATAGGAAGCGACGGAGAATCGTAGGCCGGACGTTTCATTTGGTCAATATACCAGTCTGTTTGCAAGTAACTTAGGTTACAGGTGCGGGCATCTGTACGGAAGCCTTCCGTTTCCTGGTTGTACCACAATGGGAAAGTATCATTATCACCATTGGTATAAATAATCGGATTCCCTTTCTCTTGTAAGGTCATCAGGTAGTTTTGTCCGAAGTCACGGGCAACGAAGCGTCCGCTACGGTCGTGGTCATCCCAGGTCTGTCCCGCCATCTGGATGGGGACGAACAAACAGAGCACTGAAGCCAGTACGGCTGCCGGAAGTTCCTGCATCTTGCAGTATTCTCGCAGCATACGGATGATACCTGCCACTCCCATACCTACCCAGATGGCAAAGGCGTAGAACGAACCGGCATACGCGTAATCTCGTTCACGGGGTTGTGCAGGGGTTTGGTTAAGGTAGAGCACGATGGCGATACCTGTCATAAAGAACAGGAAGAAGACCACCCAGAATTGCTGGATGCCCCGCTGACTATGATAAGCCTGCCAGAAGAGTCCGATTAAGCCGAGAATCAGCGGCAGACAGTAGAATACATTGTGACCTTTATTGTTTTTGAGATCCTGCGGAAGCAGTTCCTGATTACCTACCAGCAGGTTATCGATAAACGGAATACCGGTGATCCAGTTACCGTGTTCAATTTCTCCGCTACTCTGTATGTCGTTCTGCCGTCCGGCAAAATTCCACATGAAGTAACGCCAGTACATGAAGTTCAACTGGTAAGAGAAGAAGAATTTGATATTTTCCCATTGGTTAGGCATATTTACCATCACCATTTCTCCACACTGGTCGTAAGGAACGTCATGCCCTTTGATGTCTACCCATTGCTTGTAGAGCGGTGCGTGTGACGAACTGTACATACGCGGGAAAAACATATTCTGTGCATATTCATATTCCACACGTCCGGGAAGTTCGATATAAGAGTCTTTTTCGTCGGGAGAAGTCTTTTCCTTACGGACAAACTTGCTTCCGGCTTCCGATTGGCGTGGAATACAATAACCGTCCTTCACGTCGAGTGCCACTTTCGAAGAGTAGGCAGGACCGTAGAAAAGCGGACGGGTTCCGTATTGTTCACGACCGAGGTATTCGCCCAGTGTGAATATATCCTCCGGTGAGTTTTGGTCCATCGGAGTGTTGGCAGTAGAACGGATAACGATCAGTGCGTAAGAAGAATACCCGATTACGATCATCATGGTGCACAGCAATGCCGTGTTCATGGTGCGGGCGGTGATACGCCATCTCTCTTTGATTTTAGCCTGTACACCCGGAGCAAGATAAAGTCCCAGTGCGGCGATAATCAGAATACCGATGATGATACTGCTGGCTCCGTGTCCGTAGAATGGGATACCCAGCAAAGCGATCGTCAGGATAAAGGAGATAGCCATGCGGGCTTTGTTCTTTTCGGTGTAACTTTCGTATACACCCCAGATCAGAGCGGCCGCAAGCAGAATGATATAAACCACTACGCCCGAGTTGAACGACATTCCGAGTCCGTTGACGAACAACAGTTCAAACCAGCCGCCTACTTTCACGATACCCGGTACGATGCCGTAAAGCACGGCTGCAACGAGCACCATTGAACCTAATAGCGCAATTAACGAACCTTTGGCGGTAGCATTCGGAGTTTTCTTGTAGTAATATACCAATACGATGGCAGGCAGACAAAGCAAGTTCAGCAAGTGCACACCGATACTCAATCCGGTCAGATAGGCGATGAGGATGATCCAACGGTCGCTATGAGGCTGGTCGGCTACATCTTCCCATTTCAGAATCAACCAGAAAACGACAGCGGTAAACAGGGAGGAGAAAGCGTATACTTCACCTTCTACAGCCGAGAACCAGAATGTGTCACTGAACGTATAGACCAGTGCGCCCACCAGTCCGCTACCCATAATTGTGATAAGCTGTCCTTTAGTGATATTGTTTTCGTCCGTGATAATCAGTTTGCGTACCAGGTGGGTGATGCTCCAGAAAAGGAACAGAATACAGGCGCCACTCATGAGGGCACTCATGTAATTCACCATTTTAGCAACAGTTGTTACGTCGGAAGCAAATTGAGAGAACAGATTCGCCACTAGCATGAAGAAAGGTGCGCCGGGCGGGTGTCCGACTTCCAGTTTATAGCCGGTGGTTATGAACTCCGGGCAATCCCAGAAACTTGCGGTCGGTTCTATTGTCAGGCAGTAGACGGTTGCCGCAATGATGAATGTAAGCCAACCCATAAGGTTGTTTACGGTTCTGTACTGTTTCATTAGCACTATCGTAGTTTATTCGTTAAAAACAAATTATGAGGTCGCAAAGATAGTGATTTGTAAGGATAATGAGGAAGAAAGTAAGAAATATTAAGTAACGGAGAGGTGATTTACTATCTCTTTCGATTTATTTTTCTACTTTTGCTTACTGACAATAAATGCTTGTGAAGTAATGGACAAGGACGTAAAGCTGGAACAAGAATTCGATCTGGTCTTCAAGGCACACTATTCACTAGTGAAGAAGTTTGCGTTGATGCTCCTCAAATCAGGGCAGGACGCGGATGACATCGCGCAGGAGGTTTTCACACGACTATGGGCCAAACCGCAGATTTGGCAGGACAACCCCGGGATAGACAAATATATCTATGCTATGACCAAACATGCCATTTTTGATTTTCTCAAGCATAAGCGCATAGAGCGGTCTTACCAACAGGCACAGATGGAAGAAAACCTTTTCAAGGACTTGTCTCCGTCGGATGACACGTTGGACGCCATCTATTATAAAGAAATACGATTGGCCCTGCAAATGGCCGTTGAACAGTTCCCCGAGCGCCGCCGGCTGATTTTCGAGATGAGTCGTCTTCATGGAATGAGTTATCTGGAAATAGCGGAAAAGCTTGATATTTCAGTGCGTACCGTAGAGCGTCAAATCTATCTTTCCTTGCTCGAACTAAAAAAAATCGTATATATTTTGTTTTTTCTTCATTTCATTTGAGTACTCTTCATAGTTGTGTCGTGCTATATATAGATTCACTACTAATAGCACAACGATATGAAGAATTATTTTCGGCAGATACTGACCTCGTTCACTAAGAATAATTATTCGGAAACCATCCGGCAGAATGTCTACGGATGGTTGACGGACAAGGAGCATGCCGTAGAAAAGGACAAAGCCTTAAAAGAAATCTGGGCGGCGGCGCACGCTATGGGCGAAGTGTCTCATGTGGAGAAAGAGCTCGAACGATGGAAACGGAATAACGGCTTTCACACAGTCTCTACGCTTCCTGCAACTTCTAATTGTAAAACCCGGATATTGCGTCTTTGGCAGTCCGTAGCGGCTGTTCTGCTGTTGATTGCCGTTTCTCTTGGTTATCTGGTGATGCAGGCGGAGAGAACGCAGAATGACCTTATACAGGAATTCATTCCGGTGGCGGGAATGCGGCATCTTTCTCTTCCGGATGGCAGTCAGGTTCAGTTAAATTCAAAAAGTACTTTGTTATATCCGAAACAGTTTACCGGAAAAGAGCGGTGCGTTTACTTGGTTGGTGAAGCCAACTTTAAAGTAAAGCCCGACAAGAAACACCCTTTCATTGTAAAGTCGGATGATTTTCAGGTGACTGCTTTGGGAACGGAATTCAATGTCAGTGCCTATCCCGAGAATCCGGAAGTCAGCACAGCATTGCTGTCGGGCAGTGTATTGGTAGAGTGGGGAAATCTGACCCGGCGGACCGTATTGCGGCCTGACGAACAGTTGACGTATGACAAAGAGAATCGTCGGTTCCGGGTGGTGCATCCCGATATGGCAGATGTCACAGCCTGGCAGCGGGGTGAACTGGTATTCAACGAAATGACAGTGGAAGATATTATACGCGTACTGGAACGGAAATACGATTATACGTTTGTCTATAGTCTGAATCAATTGAAGAAAGACCGATTGAGTTTCCGGTTCAAGGATAAAGCACCTCTGGCGGAAGTCATGGATATCATTGTCGATGTGGCGGGCAATTTGAAATTCAAGATAGAAGGAGATAAATGTTACATCACACGGAAAATAAATCAATAACTTAAAAACACAATTACCGCCCATGAGAAAAAAGTATCCGGAACAGAGCGCCACTCCATCCCGGATATGAAATAATCAACTTTTCTGCATCAGAGTGTTATGCTCTGTTGATCTGATCTACGTGAATAACAACCTAGTTAACAAACTAATACTTAAAAGTTAATGCTACAAAATTACACATTTATAGCGGATAAGCGAGGTGTAAGAAGAAGTTTTCTACTCTTTTTCTGCTTATTTTTGCTACAAGTAACAGCTTTTGCTCAAAATGACGTGCGGATTACCATCCGTGAAAACAATATCACCGTCATTGAAGCATTGAAGAAAGTGGAAAAGCAGTCGGGACTGTCCATCGGATACAACAACTCGCTGCTGCGTGACAAACCTGCCCTCAATCTCAATCTGAATAAAGCCGGATTGGATTATTCTCTCTCTACTATCCTGAAAGGTACAGGCTGTACCTACGAATTGAAAGGGAAATACATCAAGATTATCCCTCAACCGGTACAAGAAAAACCATCTTCCGATAAACAAATCAAAGGAAAAGTGACGGACGAAACGGGTGAGCCGCTTATCGGTGTCAATATCCAGGTGCAAGGTTCTGCCAGCGGAGTCATTACGGACATTGACGGACACTATTCTATCGAAGCTCTGGCAGGCAGTATACTCAACTTTACCTATGTGGGTTATACTTCCCAAAGTGTAAAGGTCACGGACAAGAACGTGTACAATGTAGTACTTGCTGCCGCAGTAGAACAACTTAATGAAGTAGTTGTGACTGCTCTCGGCATCAAGCGCGAGCAGAAAGCCTTGAGCTACAATGTGCAACAGGTGAAAGCGGACGAAATCTCCGGCATTAAAGATGCTAATTTCATCAACAGTCTGAATGGTAAGGTGGCAGGTGTTACTATCAACAGCAGTTCTTCCGGTGTAGGTGGAGCCAGCAAGGTAGTGATGCGTGGTGCGAAATCTATCGAACAAAGCAGTAATGCGCTTTACGTCATCGACGGTATACCGATGTATAACTTTGGTGGCGGCGGTGGAATGGAGTTCGACTCACGGGGTGCTACGGAGAGCATTGCCGACATTAATCCGGACGATATCGAGAGCATCTCCGTATTGACGGGTGCCGCAGCAGCCGCACTCTACGGTAGTAATGCCGCCAATGGTGCGATTGTTATTACTACCAAGCGCGGGCAAGTAGGCAAGTTGCAAGTGACGGTGAACAGCAATACTGAATTTGCCCGTCCTTTCGTGCTTCCTGAATTCCAAAACCGCTACGGGACGGGAAGCCGTGGGAAAGACGGAGGTTCTACCATCCTAAGCTGGGGAGCGAAGTTGAATGACGCCTCCCGCACCAATTATGAACCGAAAGATTTCTTTGATACAGGACTGATCTTCACCAATTCTGTCACCCTTTCTACCGGTACGGAGAAGAACCAGACCTTCTTTTCGGTGGCGTCGGTCAACTCCGAAGGCATTGTTCCCAACAATCGTTATAACCGTTTTAATTTTACTTTCCGCAATACAACGAATTTCCTGAATGATCGGATGAAGCTTGACATAGGAGCCAGCTACATCATTCAGAACGACCGCAACATGACCAATCAGGGTATTTATTCCAATCCCATCGTGCCTGTTTATCTGTTCCCGCGCGGCGATGACTTCGGACTTGTCAAAGTGTTCGAACGTTGGGATCCGGCACGCAAAATCAATACGATGTTCTGGCCGCAGGGCGAAGGTGACTACCGTATGCAGAATCCTTACTGGATTGCTTACCGTAATCTGCGTCTGAATCAGAAGAAGCGTTATATGCTGTCTGCTCAATTGAGCTATGACATTACCGACTGGTTGAATATATCAGGACGTGTACGTGTGGATAACACACACACCAAGTATGAACAGAAACTCTACGCCAGCTCCAACCTTACGATTACGGAAGAGAGTACGCAGGGACACTATACCATCTCCAAGCCTGACGAAACACAGACGTATGCTGACGTGCTTGCCAACATCAACAAGCGTTTTGCCGACTTCTCGCTTGTAGCAAACGTGGGTGCCAGCATAGTGAACAACAGATACGAAGATTTAAGCTATCGTGGGCCGATTCGTGAAAAGGGAATACCGAACGTGTTTAATGTGTTCGACCTCGACAACACAAAGAAGAAAGCCCGTCAAGATGAATGGCAGGAGCAGACGCAATCTGTTTTCGCCAGTGTGGAAGTGGGTTGGAAGAGTATGCTCTATCTCACACTGACCGGGCGAAACGACTGGGCTTCGCAGCTTGCCAACTCTTCTACGTCTTGTTTCTTCTATCCGTCCGTAGGTCTTTCGGGTGTTATCTCCGAAATGCTGACTTTGCCGGAATTTATCGACTATATGAAGGTGCGCGGCTCTTTCAGTTCCGTTGGTATGCCTTATCCCCGTAACCTGACGTCGCCTACTTACGAATACGATGAGGCCAACCAGCAATGGAAACCCAAGACGCATTACCCTATCAAAGACCTGAAACCGGAGCGTACCAACTCATGGGAACTTGGGCTGGATATGCGTCTTTTCAAGGACTTTAGCCTCGGTTTCTCATGGTATTTGGCGAATACTTTAAACCAGACCTTCGACCCGAAAGTCTCCGTATCTTCCGGTTACAGCAAGATTTATCTCCAGACAGGATATGTGCGCAACTCCGGTGTGGAACTTTCATTGGGTTACGGACATACATGGAACAATAATTTTCATTGGGAGAGCAACTTCACCCTTTCCCACAACAAGAATAAGATAATAGACTTAGTGACCTATTATATCCATCCTGAAACGGGATTGCCTATCACACAAAATCGTTTGGATGTAGGAGGATTGGGCAGGGCACGCTTCATTTTGAAGAAAGGGGGAACATTGGGTGACCTCTATACGCAAAGTGACCTGAAACGGGATAATAGTGGCATGGTGGAGATTGACCCTTCCGGTGCGCTGACCACTGAAGACAACCTACCCGACATTAAGCTGGGCAGCGTATTCCCGAAAGCCAATCTGGCATGGAGCAATCGTTTCGAGTGGCGTGGAATCAGTCTAGGTGCACTCTTTACGGCACGTATCGGAGGTATTGCTTATTCTGCCACACAGGCGGCAATGGATCAGTATGGAGTCTCCGAACGTTCGGCACAGGCCCGTGATAATGGAGGTGTATTGCTTAACGGACGTACTTTGGTAGATGCGCAAACGTATTACAGCCTCATCGGTAACAGTAGCGGATTGCCGCAGTATTACACTTTTAGCGCCACTAACGTGCGTTTGCAAGAAGCTAGCGTGGGTTATACCATTCCACGCAAGTGGTTGGGAAATGTGTGTGACATCAATGTCTCTGTGGTAGGCCGTAATCTGTGGATGATTTATTGCCGTGCACCTTTCGACCCTGAAGCTGTAGCTAATACAGGCAATTACTATCAGGGCATCGATAACTTCATGCTGCCGAGTACCCGTAATATCGGCGTGAATGTGAAAATAAACTTTTAATCCATTAAATCGGATCGTATGAAACAAGTGAAATCTTTTTTAAAGATATTTTCCCTGGGACTTCTTCTGGTTGGCGGAGCAGCCTGCACGGCTAACTTCGATGAAATCAACCGCAAGGAATACGAAGTGACTAAGGGGGAGCAGGGACGTGAGAACTATAACATAGGTTCTACTTTGCGAGGTTTGCAAGGGCTGGTGGTTCCCACCGAAGAGCATCTCTATCAGTTTATTGAGGCGTTGGCGGCAGGTCCGTTTGCCGGATATTTCGGAACTACGCTCGTGCGTACAGATAAATTTGAAACTTATAATCCGTCTGTCGACTGGCAGGACAAGACGTTCGGTGATATTTTCACCCAGTCTTATCCGCTTTACCGTGCTTTGCAGGATCAGAGCGACGATCCTGTGGCGCTGGCACTTGCTAAACTGCTGCGGGTATCTATTATGCACCGTATGACGGATATGTATGGTCCCATTCCTTATAGCAAGGTAATAGATAAGCAGGGCGGTGTTTCGCTGAACGTGCCTTATGATTCGCAGGAGGAAGTCTATGCGCAGATGCTGAAAGATCTGAACGAAGTGACGGATGTATTGAAAGAAAATCTCTCACTGGGCACTGAAGCATTCCGCAAGTTCGACGACGTTTATTACGGCGACCTTGGCAAGTGGTACAAATACGCTAACTCTTTGAAGTTGCGTATGGCCATCCGCATGGCTTATGTCGATCCTACTACGGCACAACAGGTGGCACAGGATGCCGTAGATGCAGGAGTGCTCACTGCCAATACCGACAATGCCCAGATGACAGTGGAAGAAAATCGTGCCTCGATGGTGTTCAACGGTTGGTCCGACCATCGGGTAGGAGCCGATCTGCTTTGCTACATGAACGGTTATCAGGACCCTCGCAGGGATAAGATGTTCACTCAAGTGGAAATCACGGAAACAGTCGGTGGTAAGCCGATAAAAGTATCTGGTTTTGCTGGTATCCGTATAGGCATCGACGTGGCGAACAAGGAAAGCGTGATAGACCGTTATAGCAAACCGATTATTTCCACCTCCAGTCCTTATCTTTGGATGACGGCTGCCGAAGTCACGTTCCTGCGTGCTGAAGGCGCATTGCGCAACTGGTCGATGGGCGGCGACGCCAAAGACCTGTATGAAGAAGCAATCGCTCTTTCTTTCGAGCAGTATGGGCTTCCCGCCACGGATGCCATTGCTTATGCTGCCAATGCCTCCAACACACC
The Bacteroides luhongzhouii DNA segment above includes these coding regions:
- a CDS encoding RagB/SusD family nutrient uptake outer membrane protein encodes the protein MKQVKSFLKIFSLGLLLVGGAACTANFDEINRKEYEVTKGEQGRENYNIGSTLRGLQGLVVPTEEHLYQFIEALAAGPFAGYFGTTLVRTDKFETYNPSVDWQDKTFGDIFTQSYPLYRALQDQSDDPVALALAKLLRVSIMHRMTDMYGPIPYSKVIDKQGGVSLNVPYDSQEEVYAQMLKDLNEVTDVLKENLSLGTEAFRKFDDVYYGDLGKWYKYANSLKLRMAIRMAYVDPTTAQQVAQDAVDAGVLTANTDNAQMTVEENRASMVFNGWSDHRVGADLLCYMNGYQDPRRDKMFTQVEITETVGGKPIKVSGFAGIRIGIDVANKESVIDRYSKPIISTSSPYLWMTAAEVTFLRAEGALRNWSMGGDAKDLYEEAIALSFEQYGLPATDAIAYAANASNTPQAYTDPVDGIYSAGAVSSITVAWQEGAEYAEKNLERIITQKWIAMFPCTVEAWSEYRRTDYPHLLPVVVNSSGGTIDDSKAKIRRLWYPPSEYSGNRQYILEAVGLLGGPDNGATSLWWDKKPRQ